A section of the Serratia liquefaciens ATCC 27592 genome encodes:
- the glnS gene encoding glutamine--tRNA ligase, whose translation MSEAEARPTNFIRQIVDEDLASGKHTSVHTRFPPEPNGYLHIGHAKSICLNFGIAKDYQGQCNLRFDDTNPVKEDIEFVESIKHDVEWLGFEWSGNVRYSSDYFDQLHQYAVELINKGLAYVDELSPEQIREYRGSLTSPGKDSPYRGRSVEENLALFEKMRNGEFAEGSACLRAKIDMASPFIVMRDPVLYRIKFAEHHQTGNKWCIYPMYDFTHCISDALEGITHSLCTLEFQDNRRLYDWVLDNITIPCHPRQYEFSRLNLEYAIMSKRKLNQLVTEKIVEGWDDPRMPTVSGLRRRGYTAASIREFCQRIGVTKQDNNVEMVALEACIREELNDNAPRAMAVLDPVKIVIENMTSGVEMVTMPNHPNKPEMGSREVPFSREVYIDRADFREEANKQYKRLVLGKEVRLRNAYVIKAERVEKDAEGEITTIFCSYDPDTLSKDPADGRKVKGVIHWVSAEHALPAEIRVYDRLFNVPNPAAAEDFLATINPESLVIKHGFVEPSLATAQPEKAYQFEREGYFCADNRYSSAEHLVFNRTVGLRDTWAKIGA comes from the coding sequence ATGAGTGAGGCTGAAGCCCGCCCAACCAATTTTATCCGTCAGATCGTCGATGAAGATCTGGCTTCAGGGAAACATACGTCGGTACATACCCGTTTCCCGCCGGAGCCGAATGGTTATCTGCATATCGGCCATGCTAAATCCATTTGCCTGAACTTTGGCATCGCCAAAGATTACCAGGGCCAGTGCAACCTGCGTTTCGATGACACCAACCCGGTAAAAGAAGATATCGAGTTTGTTGAATCCATCAAACACGACGTGGAGTGGCTGGGCTTTGAGTGGAGCGGCAACGTCCGTTACTCCTCAGATTACTTCGATCAGCTGCACCAGTATGCGGTAGAGCTGATTAACAAAGGGCTGGCCTACGTCGACGAGCTGTCGCCTGAGCAAATCCGTGAATATCGCGGCAGCCTGACCTCTCCGGGCAAAGACAGCCCGTACCGCGGTCGCAGCGTGGAAGAAAACCTGGCGCTGTTTGAAAAAATGCGCAACGGCGAATTTGCCGAAGGTAGCGCCTGCCTGCGTGCCAAGATCGACATGGCGTCACCGTTTATCGTGATGCGCGATCCTGTGCTGTACCGCATCAAGTTCGCGGAACACCACCAGACCGGCAACAAATGGTGCATCTACCCGATGTACGATTTCACCCACTGCATTTCCGATGCGTTGGAAGGGATCACCCATTCGCTGTGTACGCTGGAATTCCAGGACAACCGTCGTCTGTATGACTGGGTATTGGACAACATCACCATCCCTTGTCATCCGCGTCAGTACGAATTCTCACGCCTTAATCTCGAATACGCCATCATGTCTAAGCGTAAGCTGAACCAGTTGGTGACCGAGAAAATCGTTGAAGGTTGGGATGACCCGCGTATGCCGACCGTTTCCGGCCTGCGTCGTCGTGGCTATACCGCCGCATCCATCCGCGAATTCTGCCAGCGTATCGGCGTGACCAAGCAGGATAACAACGTTGAAATGGTGGCGCTCGAAGCTTGCATCCGTGAAGAGCTGAACGACAACGCACCGCGTGCGATGGCGGTGCTGGATCCGGTTAAGATTGTCATTGAAAATATGACTTCCGGCGTGGAAATGGTGACGATGCCTAATCACCCGAACAAGCCGGAAATGGGCAGCCGTGAAGTGCCGTTCAGCCGCGAGGTTTATATCGACCGTGCTGACTTCCGCGAAGAAGCCAACAAGCAATACAAGCGTCTGGTGCTGGGGAAAGAAGTGCGTTTGCGTAATGCCTACGTGATCAAAGCGGAACGCGTGGAGAAAGACGCAGAAGGCGAGATCACCACTATCTTCTGCAGCTACGATCCGGATACCTTGAGCAAAGATCCTGCCGATGGCCGTAAGGTGAAAGGCGTGATCCACTGGGTGTCTGCCGAGCACGCGTTGCCGGCGGAAATTCGCGTGTACGATCGTCTGTTCAACGTGCCAAATCCGGCAGCGGCAGAGGACTTCCTTGCCACCATTAACCCTGAGTCGCTGGTAATCAAGCACGGCTTTGTGGAGCCAAGCCTGGCAACTGCACAGCCGGAAAAAGCCTATCAGTTCGAGCGTGAGGGCTATTTCTGCGCCGATAATCGTTACTCCTCGGCAGAGCATCTGGTGTTTAACCGCACCGTTGGTTTGCGCGACACCTGGGCTAAAATCGGTGCCTGA
- the fur gene encoding ferric iron uptake transcriptional regulator yields the protein MTDNNTALKKAGLKVTLPRLKILEVLQNPECHHVSAEDLYKKLIDMGEEIGLATVYRVLNQFDDAGIVTRHNFEGGKSVFELTQQHHHDHLICLDCGKVIEFSDESIEVRQRDIAKQHGIKLTNHSLYLYGHCETGDCREDDTLHDKK from the coding sequence ATGACTGACAACAACACCGCATTGAAGAAGGCCGGCTTAAAAGTCACGCTTCCGCGACTCAAAATCCTGGAAGTACTGCAAAATCCGGAATGCCATCACGTCAGTGCGGAAGATCTGTACAAAAAACTGATAGATATGGGCGAAGAAATTGGCCTGGCTACGGTTTACCGCGTACTGAACCAATTTGATGATGCCGGCATTGTGACCCGTCACAACTTCGAAGGCGGCAAGTCCGTGTTCGAATTGACCCAGCAACATCACCACGATCACCTGATTTGCCTGGATTGCGGCAAAGTGATCGAATTCAGCGATGAGTCTATCGAAGTGCGTCAGCGTGATATCGCCAAACAACACGGCATCAAGCTCACCAACCACAGCCTGTACCTGTACGGCCACTGTGAAACAGGTGACTGCCGCGAAGACGACACCCTGCACGACAAAAAATAA
- a CDS encoding beta-N-acetylhexosaminidase, producing the protein MNKFKLSALAALTATIGLFGSVGNAMANQPLVDQLSQLKLNLKMVDNRAAENGLDCGKLGADWAACNKVLIGLTNDNQEIKGQDWAIYFHSARQTLRVDNDKFKISHLTGDLYKLEPTDKFTGFPAGKTVEIPIITEYWQLFKTDFVPRWYATSGDAKPKILVNTDTEDLNQFVAPFTGDQWKRTKDDNNILMTPASRFTKNAELKTLPTASLRGQIVPTPLQVKVHAQDVDLSKGVALELSALSKPAADAVAQRFALLGITSNAAGYPIKTDIQPGKFKGELAVPGAYELIIGKQEARVIGFDQTGVFYGLQSILSLVPTEGSAKIATLEAKDAPRFQYRGIFLDVARNFHQKDAVLRLLDQMAAYKLNKFHFHLSDDEGWRIAIPGLPELTEVGGQRCHDLSETTCLLPQYGQGPEAYGGFFSRQDYIDIIKYAKARQIEVIPEIDMPAHARAAVVSMEARYKKLHAAGKEQEANEFRLVDPTDTSNTTSVQYFNRQSYLNPCLDSSKRFVDKVIGEIAQMHKEAGQPLSTWHFGGDEAKNIRLGAGYTDVNKPEAGKGIIDQSKEDKPWAKSQVCQAMIKDGKVADMEHLPSYFGVEVSQLVKAHGIDRMQAWQDGLKDAKNAKAFATQRVGVNFWDTLYWGGFDSANDWANKGYELILSNPDYVYMDFPYEVNPDERGYYWGTRFSDEQKMFSFAPNNLPQNAETSVDRDGNHFTAKSDKPWPGAYGISAQMWSETQRTDEQMEYMIFPRSLSVAERAWHRAEWEQDYRAGREYKGGETHFIDTKKLDRDWLRFSNLLGQRELAKLDKGGVNYRLPVPGARVVGGKLEANISLPGLGIEYSTDGGKQWQRYDAKAKPGVSGEVLIRAVSPDGKRYSRAEKV; encoded by the coding sequence ATGAATAAATTCAAATTGAGCGCGCTTGCCGCACTGACGGCAACCATTGGGTTATTTGGCAGCGTGGGGAACGCGATGGCCAATCAGCCGCTGGTGGATCAACTGAGCCAGTTGAAACTGAATTTGAAAATGGTCGATAACCGGGCAGCCGAAAACGGTCTGGATTGCGGCAAGCTGGGTGCCGACTGGGCGGCTTGCAACAAGGTGCTGATCGGCCTGACCAACGACAATCAGGAGATCAAGGGTCAGGACTGGGCGATTTACTTCCACAGCGCCCGTCAGACCCTGCGTGTGGATAACGACAAGTTCAAGATATCTCACCTGACCGGTGATCTGTACAAGCTGGAACCTACCGACAAATTTACCGGCTTCCCTGCGGGGAAAACGGTAGAGATCCCGATTATCACTGAATATTGGCAACTGTTTAAAACCGACTTCGTGCCACGCTGGTACGCCACCTCGGGCGATGCAAAGCCTAAAATTCTGGTCAATACCGATACCGAAGATCTGAACCAGTTCGTTGCGCCCTTTACCGGCGACCAGTGGAAGCGTACCAAAGACGACAATAACATCCTGATGACGCCGGCCTCGCGCTTTACGAAAAACGCCGAGCTAAAAACCTTACCCACCGCGTCGTTACGCGGTCAGATAGTGCCAACGCCGTTGCAGGTTAAAGTGCATGCGCAGGATGTTGATCTGAGCAAAGGCGTTGCATTGGAGCTGAGCGCATTGTCCAAACCGGCGGCGGACGCCGTAGCCCAGCGTTTCGCGCTGTTGGGAATAACCAGTAACGCAGCCGGTTATCCGATCAAGACCGATATTCAACCGGGAAAATTCAAAGGCGAGTTGGCGGTACCAGGCGCTTATGAATTGATCATCGGCAAGCAGGAAGCGCGAGTCATTGGTTTCGATCAGACCGGGGTGTTCTATGGCCTGCAGTCCATCTTGTCATTAGTGCCTACCGAAGGTAGCGCCAAAATCGCTACGCTGGAGGCCAAAGATGCGCCGCGCTTCCAGTATCGTGGCATCTTCCTGGATGTCGCACGTAACTTCCACCAGAAGGATGCGGTGTTGCGCTTGCTGGACCAAATGGCGGCGTACAAGCTCAATAAATTCCACTTCCATCTGAGTGATGACGAAGGTTGGCGCATCGCCATTCCGGGCTTGCCGGAACTGACCGAAGTCGGTGGGCAGCGTTGCCACGACTTGAGCGAAACCACCTGCCTGTTGCCGCAGTATGGACAGGGTCCGGAGGCTTATGGCGGCTTCTTCTCTCGCCAGGATTACATCGACATTATCAAGTACGCCAAGGCGCGCCAGATTGAAGTGATCCCGGAAATCGATATGCCGGCGCATGCCCGTGCGGCGGTGGTCTCAATGGAAGCGCGCTATAAGAAACTGCATGCCGCCGGTAAAGAACAAGAGGCCAACGAGTTCCGTTTAGTGGATCCAACCGATACCTCTAACACCACCTCGGTGCAGTACTTCAACCGCCAAAGCTATCTCAACCCTTGCCTGGATTCATCCAAACGTTTTGTTGACAAGGTGATCGGCGAGATTGCCCAGATGCATAAAGAGGCCGGGCAGCCGCTGAGTACCTGGCACTTTGGCGGTGACGAGGCGAAAAACATCCGGTTAGGTGCTGGTTATACCGATGTGAACAAGCCGGAAGCCGGCAAAGGCATCATCGATCAGAGCAAAGAAGACAAGCCATGGGCAAAATCTCAGGTCTGCCAGGCGATGATCAAAGATGGCAAGGTCGCCGATATGGAGCACCTGCCAAGCTACTTCGGAGTAGAAGTCAGCCAATTGGTGAAAGCGCATGGGATCGACAGAATGCAAGCCTGGCAGGATGGCCTGAAAGATGCCAAAAACGCCAAGGCCTTTGCTACCCAGCGTGTCGGGGTTAACTTCTGGGATACGCTGTATTGGGGCGGGTTCGACAGTGCCAACGACTGGGCGAACAAGGGCTACGAACTGATCCTTTCAAACCCGGATTATGTCTACATGGACTTCCCGTATGAGGTGAACCCGGACGAGCGTGGTTACTACTGGGGAACGCGTTTCAGCGATGAACAGAAAATGTTCAGCTTTGCGCCAAACAACCTGCCGCAAAACGCCGAAACCTCGGTTGATCGCGATGGTAATCACTTTACCGCCAAGAGCGACAAGCCCTGGCCGGGGGCTTACGGTATTTCCGCGCAGATGTGGAGCGAAACCCAGCGTACCGACGAGCAAATGGAGTACATGATCTTCCCTCGTTCGCTGTCGGTGGCCGAGCGCGCATGGCACCGGGCAGAGTGGGAGCAGGATTACCGGGCGGGCCGGGAGTATAAAGGCGGCGAAACCCACTTCATCGATACCAAGAAGCTGGACCGCGATTGGCTGCGCTTTTCCAACCTGCTCGGTCAGCGTGAGCTGGCAAAACTGGACAAAGGTGGCGTGAACTACCGGTTGCCGGTGCCAGGCGCCCGAGTGGTGGGGGGCAAGCTGGAAGCCAATATTTCGCTGCCGGGTCTGGGCATTGAATATTCCACCGACGGTGGCAAACAATGGCAACGTTACGATGCCAAGGCCAAGCCTGGGGTTAGCGGTGAGGTACTGATCCGCGCGGTGAGCCCGGACGGCAAGCGTTACAGTCGCGCTGAGAAAGTGTAA
- the chiP gene encoding chitoporin ChiP — translation MGTHGAQRKTLALAVAGALLGTGFAMAPEAKAAGFIDDSTMTGGVYYWQRERDRKDLNPTSDDYNKYTTNLSHSTANLSLDFASGYAWDMFGLDVGAFTAIELAESSASGHPNEIAFSSKNRTYDEDYSGDKGGISLYKAAGKFKYGPVWARGGYIQPSGQTLLAPHWSFMPGTYQGAEAGAKFDYGDAGELSFSYMWTNKYKAPWHIEMDDFRQNDKKTGVSYLHSLGAKYDFKNDLVLEAAFGQAQGYVNQYFTKASYKFDLVGNPLTTSYQFYGTEDRINDKNDPNSIYDGLAWLQALTFGYTTGQFNWRLEGTMVKAEGNQGYFLQRMTPTYASSNGRLDVWWDNRSDFNANGEKAVYAGVMYDLSNWNLPGMAVGGSYVYAWDAKPSTNPMYDQSQRLKESAWSLDAMYTIQEGRAKGTLLKLHYTQYDNHTNIPSWGGGYGNIFQDEKDVKFMVIAPFTIF, via the coding sequence ATGGGTACGCACGGTGCTCAGCGTAAAACGCTGGCGCTCGCAGTCGCGGGTGCGCTGTTGGGAACAGGGTTTGCCATGGCCCCTGAGGCGAAAGCCGCAGGATTTATCGATGATTCCACGATGACCGGCGGCGTATATTACTGGCAACGTGAGCGTGACCGTAAAGATCTCAATCCGACCAGTGACGATTACAATAAATACACCACCAACTTGTCGCATTCGACGGCCAACCTGAGCCTGGATTTTGCCTCGGGCTATGCCTGGGACATGTTCGGCCTGGACGTCGGCGCCTTTACCGCCATCGAGCTGGCTGAATCCAGCGCCAGCGGCCACCCGAATGAAATCGCGTTCTCTTCCAAAAACCGTACCTACGATGAAGACTACTCCGGCGACAAAGGCGGCATCAGCCTGTATAAAGCCGCCGGTAAATTCAAATATGGCCCCGTCTGGGCACGTGGCGGTTATATCCAGCCAAGTGGCCAAACTCTGTTGGCGCCGCATTGGAGCTTTATGCCCGGCACCTATCAGGGTGCAGAGGCCGGTGCCAAGTTTGACTACGGCGATGCCGGTGAGTTGAGCTTCTCTTATATGTGGACCAATAAATATAAAGCGCCATGGCATATCGAGATGGACGACTTCCGCCAGAACGATAAAAAAACCGGTGTCTCCTATCTGCACTCGCTGGGTGCCAAATACGACTTCAAAAACGATTTGGTGCTGGAGGCGGCATTCGGCCAAGCCCAGGGCTATGTGAATCAGTACTTCACCAAGGCATCTTATAAATTCGATCTGGTAGGCAACCCGCTCACCACCAGTTACCAATTCTATGGCACCGAAGACCGCATTAACGACAAGAACGACCCGAACAGTATTTACGACGGCCTGGCCTGGCTGCAGGCACTGACCTTTGGTTACACCACTGGCCAGTTCAACTGGCGCCTGGAAGGGACCATGGTCAAGGCCGAAGGCAACCAGGGCTACTTCCTGCAGCGTATGACGCCAACCTACGCTTCTTCTAATGGCCGTCTCGACGTGTGGTGGGATAACCGTTCCGACTTTAACGCCAACGGCGAAAAAGCGGTTTATGCCGGGGTGATGTATGACCTGAGCAACTGGAACCTGCCGGGCATGGCGGTGGGCGGTTCTTACGTTTATGCCTGGGACGCCAAACCGAGCACCAACCCTATGTACGATCAGAGCCAGCGTCTGAAAGAGAGCGCCTGGAGCCTGGACGCCATGTACACCATTCAGGAAGGCCGCGCCAAAGGCACGCTGCTGAAACTGCACTACACCCAATACGACAACCACACCAATATCCCAAGCTGGGGCGGGGGTTACGGCAACATCTTCCAGGACGAGAAAGACGTCAAATTCATGGTTATCGCGCCATTCACCATTTTCTAA
- the nagE gene encoding PTS N-acetyl glucosamine transporter subunit IIABC, with product MNILGFFQRLGRSLQLPIAVLPVAALLLRFGQPDLLNISFIAQAGGSIFDNLALIFAIGVAATWSKDNAGSAALAGAVGYFILTKAMVTINPAINMGVLAGIITGLVGGAVYNRWSGIKLPEFLSFFGGKRFVPIATGFFCLILAAIFGYIWPPVQNAIHAGGEWIVSMGAVGSGIFGFVNRLLIPTGLHQVLNTIAWFQIGEFTNAAGTIFHGDINRFYAGDGTAGMFMSGFFPIMMFGLPGAALAMYFAAPKERRPMVGGMLLSVALTAFLTGVTEPLEFLFMFLAPLLYLVHAILTGISLFVATLLGIHAGFSFSAGAIDYVLMYNLPAASKNVWMLVVMGLVAFAVYFVLFSIIIRAFNLKTPGREDASDDIVAPEANSNTDEGLRALSRSYIGAIGGSDNLTGIDACITRLRLSVKDSSKVLDASCKRLGASGVVKLNKQTVQVIVGSKAEAIADGMRAVIAAGPVPAAEVAPAAGVTAVKAQAVPNAVKVAFESLVAPVTGEVVALDQVPDEAFASKAVGDGLAIRPTDKTVVAPADGTIVKIFNTNHAFCLETDKGAEIVVHMGIDTVALNGQGFKRLVEEGAEVKAGQPILELDLDFLNANARSMISPVVVSNADDYAGLSALATGSVVAGQTKLFEIQK from the coding sequence GTGAACATACTCGGCTTTTTCCAAAGATTGGGCAGGTCGTTGCAACTGCCAATCGCAGTACTGCCCGTGGCGGCGCTTTTGCTCCGCTTCGGCCAGCCCGACTTACTCAATATTTCGTTCATCGCACAGGCCGGTGGATCAATCTTTGATAATTTGGCGTTGATCTTCGCTATCGGTGTGGCAGCAACCTGGTCGAAAGACAATGCCGGTTCAGCAGCACTGGCGGGTGCGGTAGGTTACTTCATCCTGACCAAAGCGATGGTCACCATCAACCCGGCGATCAATATGGGTGTGCTGGCCGGTATTATTACCGGTCTGGTGGGCGGGGCGGTTTATAACCGCTGGTCCGGCATCAAACTGCCTGAGTTCCTTTCCTTCTTCGGCGGTAAACGCTTCGTTCCTATCGCAACCGGCTTTTTCTGTTTAATCCTTGCGGCGATCTTTGGTTATATCTGGCCACCGGTTCAGAATGCCATCCACGCCGGCGGTGAATGGATTGTGTCCATGGGCGCTGTGGGTTCCGGCATCTTCGGTTTCGTTAACCGTCTGCTGATCCCAACCGGCTTGCATCAGGTATTGAACACCATCGCCTGGTTCCAGATTGGTGAATTCACCAATGCCGCGGGCACCATCTTCCACGGTGACATCAACCGCTTCTACGCGGGCGACGGCACTGCCGGGATGTTCATGTCCGGCTTCTTCCCAATCATGATGTTCGGTTTGCCGGGTGCGGCACTGGCCATGTATTTCGCTGCGCCGAAAGAGCGTCGCCCAATGGTTGGCGGTATGTTGCTGTCTGTGGCACTGACCGCGTTCCTGACCGGTGTGACTGAGCCGCTTGAATTCCTGTTCATGTTCCTGGCTCCGCTGCTGTATCTGGTCCATGCTATTTTGACCGGTATCAGCCTGTTTGTAGCCACCCTGCTGGGCATTCACGCTGGCTTCTCCTTCTCTGCAGGCGCCATCGACTATGTGTTGATGTACAACCTGCCGGCCGCCAGTAAAAACGTCTGGATGCTGGTCGTGATGGGTCTGGTCGCCTTCGCGGTGTACTTCGTACTGTTCTCCATCATTATCCGTGCATTCAACTTGAAAACTCCGGGTCGTGAAGATGCGTCTGACGATATCGTTGCACCGGAAGCCAACAGCAATACCGACGAAGGCTTGCGCGCGCTGTCTCGCAGCTATATCGGTGCCATCGGCGGTTCAGACAACCTGACCGGCATTGATGCTTGCATCACCCGTCTGCGTCTGAGCGTGAAAGATTCTTCGAAAGTGCTTGATGCAAGCTGCAAACGTCTGGGTGCCTCCGGCGTGGTGAAACTGAACAAGCAAACCGTTCAGGTCATCGTGGGTTCTAAAGCGGAAGCCATTGCCGACGGTATGCGTGCGGTTATCGCAGCCGGTCCGGTTCCTGCGGCAGAAGTGGCACCGGCAGCCGGTGTGACCGCAGTAAAAGCACAGGCGGTGCCTAATGCGGTGAAAGTGGCCTTCGAGTCGCTGGTGGCTCCGGTCACCGGTGAAGTGGTGGCGCTGGATCAGGTTCCTGATGAAGCCTTTGCCAGCAAAGCGGTAGGTGACGGTCTGGCGATTCGCCCAACCGATAAAACCGTCGTGGCGCCGGCTGACGGCACCATCGTGAAAATCTTCAACACCAACCACGCCTTCTGCCTGGAAACGGACAAGGGTGCGGAGATTGTGGTGCACATGGGTATCGACACCGTGGCATTGAACGGTCAGGGCTTCAAGCGTCTGGTTGAAGAGGGCGCTGAGGTGAAAGCCGGTCAGCCAATCCTTGAACTGGATCTGGACTTCCTGAACGCCAACGCACGCTCGATGATAAGCCCGGTAGTGGTCAGCAACGCTGACGATTACGCCGGTCTGTCGGCGCTGGCGACCGGTTCTGTGGTCGCAGGCCAGACCAAACTGTTCGAGATCCAAAAGTAA
- the chiQ gene encoding ChiQ/YbfN family lipoprotein, translated as MKKIMMMLAAVATLSACVQPAAPPEDAKLKQAYSACINTAEGSPEKLQSCQAVLNVLKQEKQHQQFAEKETVRVMDYQNCIQAVHSGNGQAYDAKCGQIWKEIRDNNN; from the coding sequence ATGAAAAAAATCATGATGATGTTGGCTGCGGTAGCCACGTTGAGCGCCTGTGTACAGCCTGCGGCACCGCCGGAAGATGCCAAATTGAAACAGGCCTACAGCGCCTGTATCAACACCGCGGAGGGCTCACCGGAAAAATTGCAGTCATGCCAGGCAGTGCTGAACGTACTGAAACAAGAGAAACAGCATCAACAGTTCGCCGAGAAAGAAACGGTGCGGGTGATGGATTATCAAAACTGCATTCAGGCAGTTCATAGCGGTAACGGCCAGGCCTATGACGCCAAATGTGGCCAGATTTGGAAAGAGATCCGCGATAACAACAATTAA
- the nagB gene encoding glucosamine-6-phosphate deaminase, with translation MRLIPLKDTAQVGKWAARHIVQRINAFKPTAERPFVLGLPTGGTPLEAYKHLIAMHKAGEVSFKHVVTFNMDEYVGLPQEHPESYHTFMYRNFFDHVDIPRENINLLNGNAPDVDAECRQYEAKIKSYGKINLFMGGVGIDGHIAFNEPASSLASRTRIKTLTEDTRIANSRFFGGDVSLVPKFALTVGVGTLLDAEEVMILVTGHAKAQALEAAVEGNINHMWTISCLQLHAKAVVVCDEPSTMELKVKTVKYFRELEAESVKSL, from the coding sequence ATGAGACTTATCCCACTGAAAGATACTGCACAAGTCGGCAAATGGGCCGCACGCCATATCGTCCAGCGCATCAACGCATTCAAGCCTACTGCGGAGCGTCCGTTTGTGCTCGGCCTGCCAACCGGCGGTACTCCGCTGGAAGCGTACAAACATCTGATTGCGATGCACAAAGCAGGTGAAGTAAGCTTTAAGCATGTGGTGACTTTCAACATGGATGAATACGTTGGCCTGCCGCAGGAACACCCGGAAAGCTATCATACCTTCATGTACCGTAATTTCTTTGATCACGTTGATATCCCACGCGAAAATATCAACCTGCTGAATGGTAATGCACCGGACGTTGACGCCGAGTGCCGCCAGTACGAAGCGAAAATCAAATCCTACGGCAAGATCAACCTGTTCATGGGTGGCGTTGGCATCGACGGTCATATCGCGTTTAACGAGCCGGCTTCATCTCTGGCCTCGCGCACTCGCATCAAAACCCTGACCGAAGATACCCGCATCGCCAACTCCCGCTTCTTTGGCGGCGACGTTAGCCTGGTACCGAAGTTTGCACTGACCGTGGGCGTGGGCACGCTGCTCGACGCTGAGGAAGTGATGATTCTGGTGACCGGCCACGCCAAGGCTCAGGCGCTGGAAGCCGCTGTGGAAGGCAACATCAACCACATGTGGACCATCAGTTGCCTGCAGTTGCATGCCAAAGCCGTTGTGGTGTGCGATGAGCCATCCACCATGGAGCTGAAAGTCAAAACCGTTAAGTATTTCCGCGAATTAGAAGCGGAAAGCGTGAAGAGTCTTTAA